In Mycolicibacterium aubagnense, the DNA window CCTCCCGCGCCATTGACGGCAATTCGTTTAGTGGTGTAAAACACCTTCAGCGTTTTATGGGATTGAACCCTACACGCGGTGTTGCCTCCCAAAACACAGAAAGGCACGCGGTGTCCTCATCTGAAACCGACCACCAGCACGACGTGACAAGGATCCGCGCCGCGGTGTTCGACGGCATCGGAGCAATCTCCATCGAGGAGGTGGTACTGGCGGCGCCCGGCCCGGGCGAGGTCCGAGTCAAGATCGCGGCCGCCGGCGTGTGCCACTCCGACCTGCATGTCACCACGCGTGCCTGGGATGTACCCGCGCCAGTGGTGCTCGGCCATGAAGGCTCTGGAGTAGTCACCGCAATCGGCTCGGGCGTCGAGGATCTCGAGCCCGGCGACCACGTCGTGCTGAGCTGGGTGCCCGGCTGCGGCGCATGCCGCGCCTGCGGGGCGGGCCGACCCGCACAGTGCTCGCTGGTCGCGTCCGTAGTGGCCGCCGGCGGGACGCTGTACGACGGCACCACGCGACTGTCCAACGAGCGCGGCACGATTCACCACTACTTGGGCGTCTCGTCCTACGCGGAAGAGGTCGTGGTCCCGCGCAGCGGTGCGGTCAAGGTGCGCAAGGACGCGCCGCTGGAAGACATCGCGATCGTGGGCTGCGCAATCGCCACCGGCGTGGGCGCAGTGCGCAATACCGCTGAGGTGCAACCCGGTTCGACCGTCGCGGTGATCGGCTGCGGTGGTGTGGGCCTGGCCTGCGTGCAGGGCGCCCGGCTGGCCGGAGCCTCGCGCATCGTCGCGGTCGACGTCGTCGCCGAAAAGCTCGATCTGGCACGCAAACTCGGCGCCACCGACGCGGTCGATGCGTCGGCCGCCGCAGACGTGGTGGCGGCGCTGCGGGACGTGGTCGCGGACGGATACGACTATGTGTTCGACGCAATCGGCAAGATCATCACCATCGAACAAGCCATCGCCGCGCTCGGCCTCGGCGGCGCGGCCGTCATCGTCGGCCTGCCCCCGCAGGGTGAACGCGCGAGTTTCGACCCGCTGAGCCTCGCCGAGGGCGATCGACGAATCCTGGGATCCAACTACGGCTCCGCGGTACCCGAGCGCGACATCCCCGCCCTGGTCGACGAGGTCATCGCGGGCAATCTCGATCTCGCCTCGATGATCTCCGGTCGCCGCCCGCTCGACGAAGCCGCGGCCGCGCTCGACGACCTCGCCGCGGGTCACGCATTGCGCCAACTCCTCATCCCGTCCGCCTGACAAGAAACGAGAACCCCAGTGTCCGAAGATATTCAGACGGGCCCCGACGTCGCACCCGGCGATGCCGGATTGCGGCGCGGCGTGATGGGTGGCGGCGAACTCGCCGCCCAGGCAATCGCCAACATCGCGCCGAGCGCGGTCATCGCGTTCACCGCCGCGG includes these proteins:
- a CDS encoding zinc-binding dehydrogenase, with amino-acid sequence MSSSETDHQHDVTRIRAAVFDGIGAISIEEVVLAAPGPGEVRVKIAAAGVCHSDLHVTTRAWDVPAPVVLGHEGSGVVTAIGSGVEDLEPGDHVVLSWVPGCGACRACGAGRPAQCSLVASVVAAGGTLYDGTTRLSNERGTIHHYLGVSSYAEEVVVPRSGAVKVRKDAPLEDIAIVGCAIATGVGAVRNTAEVQPGSTVAVIGCGGVGLACVQGARLAGASRIVAVDVVAEKLDLARKLGATDAVDASAAADVVAALRDVVADGYDYVFDAIGKIITIEQAIAALGLGGAAVIVGLPPQGERASFDPLSLAEGDRRILGSNYGSAVPERDIPALVDEVIAGNLDLASMISGRRPLDEAAAALDDLAAGHALRQLLIPSA